One segment of Helicobacter anatolicus DNA contains the following:
- the lon gene encoding endopeptidase La, with amino-acid sequence MQNKHKIDFPIEVPIIVEEESFMYPFMITPIFITDPSSIKAINSTITDKDMIFVCCAKNIKDHSQNAQNFYDVGVLGNIMRKVNLPDGKVKILFQGIVKGKIASIESQDPLRGIIEPITYKKYNQEKIQAIIEVLKEKVRILANISQFFPPDLLRTIEDNIEENEEPNRIIDMIASILRPTKEQCYNLFASNSVEKRLMMLIDYVIEETQTQKLQKEIKNKVHTKMEQTNKEYFLKEQLKQIQKELGLDKQRDEEIENYNKKLETIKAFIHADAYKEIKKQIDRLSKMHQDSADSNIVQNYIEWVLEIPFDKHAKKKLSINSVEKQLNQDHFSLKKPKERIVEFFAIKELLEQREQKPTKTIGTILCFYGPPGVGKTSLANSIATAIGRPLVKIALGGLEDVNELRGHRRTYLGAMPGRIVQGLIEAKAMNPVIVLDEIDKVGRSMRGDPTSVLLEILDPEQNTDFRDYYANFNIDLSQIVFIATANDISNIPAPLRDRMEFIEVSSYTPQEKEQIAKKYLIPQELKKHGLKPSEFSIHQDAITLLIEKYTREAGVRNLRRQIATLIRKRAKEILQNQQKTTITSQNLKNYLDKIVFEIQKGDNEDKVGVINGLAWTSVGGDVLKIEAIKIKGKGTLMLTGSLGDVMKESARIAFSVIKVLIDEKFFTIKKEKKKNKESKEQKDMQIYNLYDIHLHVPEGATPKDGPSAGIAMASVIASILTNKKIHGDIAMTGEITLTGEVLPIGGLKEKLIAAHKAGMKKVLIPSKNYERDLSDIPNEVLNDLEIISVKTIKEVLKHTLI; translated from the coding sequence ATGCAAAACAAACATAAAATTGACTTCCCAATAGAAGTTCCTATAATTGTTGAAGAAGAATCCTTTATGTACCCTTTTATGATTACACCAATTTTTATTACTGATCCCTCAAGCATCAAAGCTATTAATAGCACCATCACAGACAAAGATATGATTTTTGTCTGTTGTGCAAAAAATATCAAAGATCATAGCCAAAATGCGCAAAACTTCTATGATGTTGGTGTGCTTGGTAATATTATGAGAAAAGTCAACCTTCCTGATGGAAAAGTTAAAATCCTCTTTCAAGGTATTGTAAAAGGAAAAATCGCTTCCATAGAGAGTCAAGACCCATTAAGAGGAATCATAGAACCTATTACCTACAAAAAATACAATCAAGAAAAAATTCAAGCTATTATCGAGGTACTTAAAGAAAAAGTAAGAATTCTTGCAAACATTAGCCAGTTTTTCCCGCCAGATCTTCTTAGAACCATTGAGGATAATATAGAAGAAAATGAAGAACCAAACCGCATTATAGATATGATTGCATCAATACTGCGCCCCACAAAAGAACAATGCTACAATCTTTTTGCAAGCAATAGCGTAGAAAAACGTTTAATGATGTTAATTGACTATGTAATCGAAGAGACACAAACCCAAAAACTCCAAAAAGAAATCAAAAATAAAGTTCATACAAAAATGGAACAAACCAACAAAGAGTATTTTCTTAAAGAACAACTAAAACAAATCCAAAAAGAACTAGGATTAGACAAACAAAGAGATGAAGAAATAGAAAATTACAATAAAAAATTAGAAACTATTAAAGCTTTTATTCATGCAGATGCCTACAAAGAAATTAAAAAACAAATTGATCGTCTTAGTAAGATGCATCAAGATAGTGCTGATTCTAATATAGTGCAAAATTATATTGAATGGGTACTTGAAATTCCTTTTGACAAACATGCCAAAAAAAAGCTCTCCATTAATTCTGTAGAAAAACAACTTAACCAGGATCATTTCTCACTAAAAAAACCAAAAGAGAGAATTGTGGAATTTTTTGCCATCAAAGAGCTTTTAGAACAGCGTGAGCAAAAACCTACTAAAACTATTGGTACAATTCTTTGTTTTTATGGGCCTCCTGGTGTAGGTAAAACAAGTCTTGCAAACTCCATTGCTACTGCTATCGGGAGACCTCTTGTAAAAATTGCACTAGGTGGATTAGAAGATGTCAATGAATTACGCGGTCATCGACGCACATATCTTGGTGCTATGCCAGGAAGGATTGTACAAGGTCTTATCGAAGCGAAAGCAATGAATCCTGTTATAGTTTTAGATGAAATTGACAAAGTAGGGCGCAGTATGCGTGGAGACCCCACAAGCGTGCTATTAGAAATATTAGATCCTGAACAAAACACTGATTTTAGGGATTATTATGCAAATTTTAATATTGATTTATCACAAATTGTATTTATTGCTACCGCAAATGATATTTCTAATATCCCTGCTCCATTGCGTGATCGTATGGAATTTATCGAGGTTTCTAGCTATACCCCACAAGAAAAAGAACAAATTGCAAAAAAATATCTCATTCCTCAAGAACTTAAGAAACACGGATTAAAACCCTCTGAGTTCTCTATTCATCAAGACGCTATCACACTTTTAATTGAAAAATACACACGTGAAGCAGGTGTAAGAAACTTACGCCGTCAAATTGCCACTTTGATACGAAAAAGAGCAAAAGAGATTCTACAAAACCAACAAAAAACCACTATTACTTCACAAAATTTAAAAAATTATCTTGATAAAATTGTCTTTGAAATCCAGAAAGGTGACAATGAGGATAAAGTCGGTGTTATCAATGGTCTTGCATGGACTAGTGTTGGGGGCGATGTCCTAAAAATTGAAGCCATCAAAATCAAGGGCAAGGGAACGCTAATGCTTACAGGAAGTCTTGGAGATGTAATGAAAGAATCTGCTCGCATTGCTTTTTCTGTTATCAAAGTTTTAATTGATGAAAAATTTTTTACTATCAAAAAAGAAAAGAAAAAGAACAAAGAATCAAAAGAACAAAAAGATATGCAAATTTATAACCTCTATGATATACACCTCCATGTACCAGAAGGTGCTACACCAAAAGATGGTCCAAGTGCCGGAATCGCTATGGCCAGTGTAATTGCTTCTATTCTTACTAACAAAAAAATCCATGGAGATATTGCTATGACTGGTGAAATCACATTAACTGGCGAAGTCCTTCCTATTGGTGGATTAAAAGAAAAGCTTATTGCAGCACATAAGGCAGGAATGAAAAAAGTCCTTATTCCTTCAAAAAACTACGAAAGAGACTTGAGCGACATCCCTAACGAAGTACTAAATGATCTTGAAATTATCAGCGTTAAAACAATCAAAGAAGTTTTAAAACATACATTAATTTAA
- a CDS encoding outer membrane protein assembly factor BamD → MKIIASIYATIFIFFIGCSKEKNEFNKPATYWYQEMLKEIKLGNLESADNFFSSLQSEHINSPLLPDAMLILGKAHQEHKEFVLADYYFDEYFKRYGTQETSDYLTYLKIRAHYLAFTNYSKDQDFLENAILEAELFLEKHPESKYADIVKTIVLRLILGKNELNRAIANVYAKQHKKEAEELYLNRIDYDLEEQAKPTRSHIPWYVYIFNW, encoded by the coding sequence GTGAAAATAATTGCTTCTATATATGCCACGATTTTTATTTTTTTTATTGGTTGTTCAAAAGAAAAAAATGAATTTAACAAACCTGCTACCTATTGGTATCAAGAAATGCTAAAAGAGATTAAATTGGGTAATCTTGAGAGTGCGGACAATTTCTTCTCATCTCTACAAAGTGAGCACATTAATTCCCCGTTATTGCCAGATGCAATGCTTATTTTAGGTAAAGCCCATCAAGAACATAAAGAATTTGTATTGGCTGATTATTATTTTGATGAATATTTTAAGCGTTATGGTACTCAAGAAACAAGTGACTACCTTACTTATCTTAAAATACGCGCGCATTATCTTGCTTTCACCAACTATAGCAAGGATCAAGATTTTTTAGAAAATGCTATTTTGGAAGCAGAACTTTTTTTAGAAAAACACCCTGAAAGTAAATATGCTGATATTGTCAAGACGATAGTATTACGCCTTATTTTAGGAAAAAATGAACTCAATCGTGCCATTGCCAATGTTTATGCAAAACAACATAAAAAAGAAGCAGAAGAGTTGTATTTAAATCGTATCGACTATGATCTTGAAGAACAAGCAAAACCCACACGATCACATATTCCTTGGTATGTTTATATTTTTAACTGGTAG
- the fliW gene encoding flagellar assembly protein FliW, which yields MIFDVKSPILGFEKVKKMKLEKIDDVFMRLSNAEDNSPVFTLINPFVLREYEFDVPAAVKLLLDLESTKNIFIANIMVVQNPIQDSTVNFLAPVIFNFDNQTMAQVVLDSLKYPQYQLAEPISDYYKNEEANEMMEKISD from the coding sequence ATGATTTTTGATGTAAAATCCCCTATATTAGGTTTTGAGAAAGTCAAAAAAATGAAGCTTGAAAAGATTGATGATGTTTTTATGCGTCTAAGTAATGCTGAGGACAATTCTCCTGTCTTTACACTAATCAATCCATTTGTTTTGAGAGAGTATGAATTTGATGTACCTGCGGCAGTAAAATTACTTTTGGATTTGGAAAGCACAAAAAATATTTTTATTGCAAATATCATGGTTGTGCAAAATCCAATCCAAGATTCTACGGTAAATTTTTTAGCTCCTGTGATTTTTAATTTTGATAATCAAACAATGGCACAAGTTGTGTTAGATAGCCTTAAATATCCTCAGTATCAATTAGCAGAACCTATATCAGATTATTATAAAAACGAAGAAGCCAATGAAATGATGGAAAAGATTAGTGACTAA
- a CDS encoding TonB-dependent receptor, translating into MCKKYWPLVFAPFVLTGILVAEETKKLEAIVSTSNKIPTLISEAPGNVSLVDSEQIKKQSSKQISDILDKVASIRVDKNTGYNGRPQVFMRGIPYGTLLMLDGVILNDLEGEFRIMQSISPFDIDRIEIVRGAFSSLYGTGGIGGVINFITKMPKKLEMQASLGYGNELVTTQAEKDLVRGYLSLGNVFLDGRLRVRASYSFSSSDGAYRVPAIARLDNGQTASDVTLQNGANIQNGMEVGWVGRSAYLTQDARFKAEYDWGENDTTNLMLNLSTISENQHSPITKLKDKSGASVFGYATSDDKYYNPFIGSGWAGFRQEYNIVASIGHKHYFNETSFLNIVFSSVNLINYWDDGCNGKNCSGPGRDVTNEAKNSYIFGGRGSSSDNYASSNYLDITYTNDLNKNHSIVSGIQARLMFARNQRSYVSDFASKYFWQTYDSYWGQDNSAAYTLAAFASWQARWNKYLSTNLGLRLDYWKNFNMSTIDITSDNPNLQKFDGVNEFFPSPKFAINYSPWKYTAIKGSVGLAFRAPNTRQMFAHTHAGDNQVSNPTLSPEYGAQFDIGIEQRNPYGGVAKIYYYHTEMFNAIYKGGAGTAEDPYKNQNGGRSRFYGVEIEIDQKIYGDLSFGANYTFTKAILLNDPKKPQNNGHQMASIPLHMGGISLNYGGNRGFFGSLQMQGQSDAYTSIENKPVKFGFGNVNKRLIFNFKAGYQFKNNTYLSVSFLNFTNQKFWDYYRGSGASFYVEIGSKFF; encoded by the coding sequence ATGTGTAAAAAATACTGGCCTCTTGTTTTTGCACCTTTTGTATTGACAGGAATATTGGTTGCAGAAGAAACAAAAAAACTTGAAGCGATAGTAAGTACTTCAAATAAAATCCCTACTTTAATTTCTGAAGCTCCAGGCAATGTGAGTTTAGTTGATTCTGAACAAATTAAAAAGCAATCCAGCAAACAAATAAGTGATATTTTAGATAAAGTGGCGAGCATTAGGGTAGATAAGAATACAGGATATAATGGTCGCCCTCAAGTTTTTATGAGGGGAATACCTTATGGAACTCTTTTGATGCTTGATGGAGTAATTCTTAATGATTTGGAGGGAGAGTTTAGAATTATGCAATCCATTTCTCCTTTTGATATTGATCGTATTGAAATTGTAAGAGGAGCATTTTCTAGTCTTTATGGGACAGGAGGTATTGGTGGGGTGATTAATTTTATTACTAAAATGCCAAAAAAATTAGAAATGCAAGCAAGTTTGGGTTATGGTAATGAACTTGTGACAACTCAAGCAGAAAAAGATTTGGTACGAGGATATTTAAGTTTGGGAAATGTGTTTTTAGATGGGCGTTTAAGAGTGCGTGCAAGTTATTCTTTTAGTTCTAGTGATGGTGCTTATAGGGTTCCTGCAATTGCAAGGCTAGATAATGGTCAGACTGCTAGTGATGTTACTTTGCAAAATGGGGCAAATATCCAAAATGGCATGGAAGTAGGATGGGTAGGGAGAAGTGCTTATCTCACACAAGATGCAAGATTTAAGGCAGAATATGATTGGGGAGAGAACGATACTACAAACCTTATGTTAAATCTCTCAACAATCAGTGAAAATCAACATTCTCCAATCACAAAGTTAAAAGATAAAAGTGGTGCCAGTGTTTTTGGCTATGCGACAAGTGATGATAAATATTATAATCCTTTTATAGGTTCAGGATGGGCGGGATTTAGGCAAGAATATAATATTGTTGCTTCTATTGGTCATAAGCATTATTTTAATGAGACTTCTTTTTTGAATATTGTGTTTTCTAGTGTGAATTTAATAAACTACTGGGATGATGGTTGTAATGGTAAAAATTGCTCAGGACCAGGGAGAGATGTGACTAATGAAGCAAAGAATTCTTATATTTTTGGTGGCAGGGGAAGTAGTAGTGATAATTATGCCTCTAGTAACTATTTGGATATTACCTATACCAACGATTTAAATAAAAACCACTCTATAGTATCAGGAATTCAAGCACGCTTAATGTTTGCGCGTAATCAAAGGAGTTATGTAAGTGATTTTGCCTCTAAATATTTTTGGCAGACTTATGATTCTTATTGGGGTCAGGATAATAGTGCAGCTTATACTTTGGCAGCATTTGCTTCTTGGCAGGCAAGGTGGAATAAATATCTTTCCACTAATCTTGGTTTAAGATTAGATTATTGGAAAAATTTTAATATGAGTACAATTGACATTACTTCAGATAATCCAAATTTACAGAAATTTGATGGTGTAAATGAGTTTTTTCCTTCTCCAAAATTTGCAATTAATTATAGCCCTTGGAAATATACTGCCATTAAGGGTTCAGTAGGTTTAGCATTTCGTGCACCTAATACAAGACAAATGTTTGCGCATACACATGCAGGAGATAATCAAGTTTCAAATCCAACATTATCTCCAGAGTATGGAGCACAATTTGATATTGGAATTGAACAGCGCAATCCTTATGGTGGTGTAGCAAAGATTTATTATTATCACACAGAGATGTTTAATGCAATTTATAAGGGAGGAGCTGGAACAGCAGAAGATCCTTACAAGAATCAAAATGGTGGCAGAAGTCGTTTTTATGGTGTGGAAATTGAGATTGATCAAAAAATTTATGGAGATTTGAGTTTTGGTGCAAATTATACTTTTACAAAAGCAATTTTATTAAATGATCCTAAAAAACCTCAAAATAATGGACATCAAATGGCTTCAATCCCCTTGCATATGGGAGGAATTTCATTAAATTATGGTGGAAATAGAGGTTTTTTTGGAAGTTTGCAAATGCAAGGACAAAGCGATGCATACACAAGCATTGAAAATAAGCCAGTAAAATTTGGTTTTGGAAATGTCAATAAGCGTTTGATCTTTAATTTTAAAGCAGGGTATCAATTTAAAAACAATACCTATTTAAGTGTGAGTTTTTTAAATTTTACTAATCAAAAGTTTTGGGATTATTATCGCGGATCAGGTGCTAGTTTTTATGTAGAGATTGGTAGTAAATTCTTTTAA
- a CDS encoding TonB-dependent receptor, with product MCKKYWPLVFAPFVLTGILIAEEKNLTPIVSTSNKIPTLITEAPGNVSFVDSKRIKIQSSKQISDILDKSAGIRVDKNTGYNGRPQVFMRGIPYGTLLMLDGVILNDLEGEFRIMQSISPFDIDRIEIVRGAFSSLYGTGGIGGVINFITKMPTKLEARASLGYGNEIQRNKAEKNLVRGYFSVGNAFLDHRLRVRASYSFSSSDGAYRVPAIASGIKQGQKAGATHLDGSEINNGDIVGEVGRTGYLTQDARIKAEYDWNDSNTTSLSINFSHIKDNQNNALSFMKDKNGSVFGYDILKSDDSSSVGYFNPFVGTGWGGFRQEYNIVGSIGHKYYFNDDDYLNIVLSSVNLVSHFSNGCNGLNCQGKGVVEDHVAEARRVYLYGGPGRSLDNYASSNYLDINYFGKINKNHSIIAGFQARLMLSRNEHNYVKDFGKENFWDFYDGVFDRNTGGAFVLASFVSWQARWNKYLSTNLGLRLDYWKNFNMSTLDSTADNPLKQTFDGTNKFFPSPKFAISYNPWEFTTIKGSIGLAFRAPNTTELYAHAHNGDFQASNVNLSPEYGLQFDIGIEQRNSYGGAAKIYYYQTEMYNAIYKSGSGIQSDPFVNKNGGHNRFNGVEVEVEQKIFRDLSISANYTFTRAILLKNPQNPAYNGKMIPSIPKHMGGVALNYGGNGGFYGSLQMQGQSGAYISIDNKPIESKFGNITARLIFDFKVGYEFKNENYLSISFFNFTNQKFWDQYRGSGASFYVEFGGKFF from the coding sequence ATGTGTAAAAAATACTGGCCTCTTGTTTTTGCACCTTTTGTATTGACAGGAATATTAATTGCGGAAGAAAAAAATCTTACACCGATTGTAAGCACATCAAATAAGATTCCAACACTTATTACTGAAGCACCTGGTAATGTAAGCTTTGTGGATTCTAAAAGAATAAAGATTCAATCTAGTAAGCAAATAAGTGATATTTTAGATAAAAGTGCTGGAATAAGGGTGGATAAAAACACTGGCTATAATGGTCGCCCTCAAGTTTTTATGAGGGGAATACCTTATGGAACTCTTTTGATGCTTGATGGAGTAATTCTTAATGATTTGGAGGGAGAGTTTAGAATTATGCAATCCATTTCTCCTTTTGATATTGATCGTATTGAAATTGTAAGAGGAGCATTCTCCAGTCTTTATGGGACAGGAGGTATTGGTGGGGTGATTAATTTTATTACTAAAATGCCTACAAAGCTAGAGGCTCGAGCAAGTTTGGGTTATGGTAATGAGATTCAAAGAAACAAAGCCGAAAAGAATCTTGTAAGAGGTTATTTTAGTGTCGGGAATGCCTTTTTAGATCATCGTTTAAGAGTGCGTGCAAGTTATTCTTTTAGTTCTAGTGATGGTGCTTATAGGGTTCCTGCAATTGCATCTGGAATTAAACAAGGACAAAAAGCAGGAGCAACGCATTTAGATGGTTCTGAGATTAATAATGGAGATATTGTAGGAGAAGTAGGAAGGACGGGTTATCTTACACAAGATGCAAGAATAAAAGCAGAATATGATTGGAATGATTCTAATACGACGAGTTTGAGTATTAATTTTTCACACATTAAGGATAATCAAAACAATGCTCTTTCTTTTATGAAAGATAAAAATGGCTCTGTCTTTGGATATGATATTTTAAAATCTGATGATAGTAGTTCTGTAGGATATTTTAATCCTTTTGTGGGGACTGGCTGGGGAGGTTTTCGACAGGAATATAATATTGTTGGATCTATTGGCCATAAATACTATTTTAATGATGATGATTATTTAAATATTGTTCTTTCTAGTGTGAATTTAGTTAGTCATTTTTCAAATGGTTGTAATGGACTAAATTGTCAAGGAAAGGGGGTTGTAGAAGATCATGTTGCAGAAGCAAGAAGAGTTTATCTTTATGGAGGTCCAGGAAGAAGTTTGGATAATTATGCTTCAAGCAATTATCTAGATATTAATTATTTTGGAAAAATTAATAAAAATCATTCTATTATAGCTGGATTCCAGGCTAGATTAATGCTTTCTAGAAATGAACATAATTATGTCAAGGATTTTGGTAAAGAGAATTTTTGGGATTTTTATGATGGAGTATTTGATAGAAATACGGGTGGTGCTTTTGTATTGGCATCTTTTGTTTCTTGGCAAGCAAGATGGAATAAATATCTTTCCACTAATCTTGGTTTAAGGCTAGATTATTGGAAAAATTTTAATATGTCTACCTTAGATAGCACAGCAGATAATCCCTTAAAACAAACTTTTGATGGTACAAATAAATTTTTTCCATCTCCAAAGTTTGCTATTAGCTATAATCCTTGGGAATTTACTACAATAAAGGGGTCTATTGGATTGGCCTTTAGAGCGCCAAATACCACAGAACTTTATGCACATGCCCATAATGGAGATTTTCAAGCTTCAAATGTGAATCTTTCTCCAGAATATGGTTTGCAGTTTGATATAGGGATAGAACAGAGAAATTCTTATGGTGGTGCAGCAAAGATTTATTATTATCAGACAGAAATGTATAATGCAATTTATAAAAGTGGTTCAGGGATACAGAGCGATCCTTTTGTAAATAAAAATGGTGGTCATAATCGTTTTAATGGTGTGGAGGTAGAGGTAGAACAAAAGATTTTTAGGGATTTAAGTATTAGTGCAAATTATACTTTTACAAGAGCAATTTTACTGAAAAATCCACAAAATCCTGCGTATAACGGCAAGATGATTCCGTCGATTCCAAAACATATGGGAGGAGTGGCATTGAATTATGGAGGTAATGGAGGATTTTATGGTAGTTTGCAAATGCAGGGGCAAAGTGGAGCTTACATAAGTATTGATAATAAACCTATAGAATCTAAATTTGGTAATATTACCGCGAGATTAATTTTTGATTTTAAAGTTGGATATGAGTTTAAAAACGAAAATTATTTAAGTATTAGCTTTTTTAATTTTACAAATCAAAAGTTTTGGGATCAATATCGTGGATCTGGTGCAAGTTTTTATGTTGAATTTGGTGGGAAGTTTTTTTAG
- a CDS encoding PDC sensor domain-containing protein, with amino-acid sequence MLSRDILVYRKIRYELRAYMCYLFTQNIQNFIPSTNLKSVLLGIEKIKDEINAFDSIYVLDAVGNEINPQGITCTENFADRAYYYEAVREGKCIITNPYPTMETGKLIVTASYPVYDQNHKLLYIVCIDLSLKTAINISAPSKFSNTCSQISTIIYGLLSFVLTLVCLSLFSKGVLSLYIALGHFKSFNIDEIFKSIIQLTLALAIFDLVKAIFEAEVLGKNTDNNSHALQHTMVRFLGSIIIALAIESLMLVFKFAISEPDKILYAVYLIAGVAILITSLSIYVKFAYLPSKEKNT; translated from the coding sequence ATGCTATCTAGAGATATATTAGTATATCGAAAAATACGATATGAATTGCGTGCATATATGTGCTATCTTTTTACACAAAATATTCAAAACTTTATCCCTAGTACAAATTTAAAAAGCGTTTTATTAGGGATTGAAAAAATTAAAGATGAAATCAATGCCTTTGATTCTATCTATGTTTTAGATGCTGTAGGCAATGAAATTAACCCGCAAGGCATCACTTGCACAGAAAATTTCGCAGATCGCGCCTATTATTATGAGGCTGTACGTGAGGGAAAATGCATTATTACAAACCCCTATCCTACTATGGAAACCGGAAAATTAATCGTCACAGCCTCTTATCCCGTATATGATCAAAATCACAAACTTCTTTACATTGTATGCATTGATCTTTCTCTAAAAACTGCAATCAATATCAGTGCGCCTTCTAAATTTTCAAATACATGCTCACAAATTAGCACAATAATTTATGGATTACTTTCTTTTGTTTTAACCTTAGTTTGTCTTTCACTTTTTTCTAAAGGTGTATTAAGTCTTTATATCGCTCTAGGACATTTTAAAAGCTTTAATATTGATGAAATTTTTAAATCTATTATACAACTAACATTGGCTCTGGCAATCTTTGATCTTGTAAAAGCTATCTTTGAAGCAGAAGTTTTAGGAAAAAATACAGATAACAACTCTCATGCTCTGCAACATACAATGGTAAGGTTTTTGGGATCTATTATTATCGCCCTAGCTATTGAATCTTTAATGTTGGTATTTAAATTCGCAATTAGCGAACCTGACAAGATTCTTTATGCAGTTTATCTTATCGCTGGGGTAGCAATACTTATCACCAGTCTATCTATTTATGTAAAATTTGCCTATCTTCCCTCAAAAGAAAAAAATACTTAA
- a CDS encoding glycosyltransferase family 4 protein, with translation MWIGFCVSFLLCLGCIVLAKFFGIGVDFIVAKKPQKFHQQNISRLGGVGIFVGFIVLFLLNFPFNLSNILIFLGLSVVFLAGVLEDVLEILSPRVRLFIQLLGIIILLSSGVGLITNLLPLAMLPWYWGVAFSLFGILGVCNAINIIDGLNGLASGIALIVFAAIIFVAFGREIDFVYRIAQMAIVVILGFYVLNFPFGKIFLGDGGAYFLGTLIAFLLGVLSDHGVSAWFGLSVMIYPVWEVIFSILRRKIKGQKAMHPDGLHLHSLLFKINRNNSFSALLLVCLYACYVFLVLVCVDNTIGFMWASFCFCILYMVFYIYLYKKYKKIEAGKVGI, from the coding sequence ATGTGGATAGGTTTTTGCGTAAGTTTTTTATTATGTTTAGGCTGCATAGTTTTGGCAAAATTTTTTGGAATCGGTGTAGATTTTATTGTGGCTAAAAAGCCACAAAAATTTCATCAACAAAATATTTCTCGACTTGGAGGTGTGGGGATTTTTGTCGGATTTATTGTGTTGTTTTTACTAAATTTTCCCTTTAATTTATCTAATATTTTAATTTTTCTTGGCTTGAGTGTTGTTTTCTTGGCGGGGGTTTTGGAAGATGTTTTAGAGATTTTATCTCCGAGGGTGAGGTTATTTATCCAGCTTTTGGGGATTATAATCTTACTAAGTTCTGGAGTGGGATTGATTACAAATCTTTTGCCTTTGGCGATGCTTCCTTGGTATTGGGGGGTAGCTTTTAGTCTTTTTGGAATTCTTGGTGTATGTAATGCAATTAATATTATTGATGGACTCAATGGCCTTGCGAGTGGTATTGCTTTAATTGTCTTTGCGGCAATTATTTTTGTGGCATTTGGAAGAGAGATTGATTTTGTATATAGAATTGCACAAATGGCTATTGTCGTAATTTTGGGGTTTTATGTCTTAAATTTTCCTTTTGGTAAGATTTTTTTGGGTGATGGTGGGGCATATTTTTTAGGGACTTTGATTGCATTTTTACTTGGGGTTTTAAGTGATCATGGTGTTAGTGCTTGGTTTGGTTTGTCTGTAATGATTTATCCTGTATGGGAAGTAATATTTTCTATTTTAAGACGCAAAATAAAAGGACAAAAAGCAATGCACCCTGATGGTTTACATCTCCATTCTTTACTTTTTAAAATTAATCGAAATAATTCTTTTAGTGCATTGCTACTTGTGTGTTTATATGCATGTTATGTGTTTTTAGTGTTAGTTTGTGTGGATAACACGATAGGTTTTATGTGGGCATCTTTTTGTTTTTGTATTTTATATATGGTTTTTTATATTTATCTTTATAAAAAATATAAAAAAATAGAAGCAGGAAAAGTTGGTATTTAA
- the proC gene encoding pyrroline-5-carboxylate reductase codes for MTKQKVLILGYGQMAIAIIKGILQAKLYEKYDFEISGRNLQKARDFLQLHNIQTYFNVLENSSSISVADKIVFLCVKPYGLGSFAFSGEAFKVISVMAGVSIQVIREKIQAKTYVRVMPNTAAKYQKSSSAVYCENYSSISVDVLDENLDLLESFGNVVSVGEEKLIDASIATSGSSPAFVALIAQALIDAGVREGLGRMQSKELVRGMFEGFALLLKHEDPQNIIDAITSPAGTTIEGLSVLEKSGVRGIIIEACHQAVAKTKY; via the coding sequence GTGACTAAGCAAAAGGTTTTAATTCTTGGCTATGGTCAAATGGCTATTGCAATTATAAAGGGTATTTTGCAGGCCAAACTTTATGAAAAATATGATTTTGAGATCTCTGGACGCAATTTACAGAAAGCGAGAGATTTCTTGCAATTACATAATATCCAAACATATTTTAATGTTTTAGAAAACTCTTCCTCTATTTCAGTTGCAGATAAAATTGTTTTTTTGTGCGTAAAGCCTTATGGTTTAGGGAGTTTTGCTTTTAGCGGTGAAGCATTTAAGGTTATTAGTGTGATGGCAGGTGTGAGCATTCAGGTGATTCGAGAAAAAATTCAGGCAAAAACTTATGTTCGTGTGATGCCAAATACTGCAGCTAAATATCAAAAATCTTCAAGTGCGGTTTATTGTGAAAATTATTCTTCGATATCGGTTGATGTGTTGGATGAAAATCTTGATTTGTTAGAGAGCTTTGGTAATGTCGTGAGTGTAGGAGAAGAAAAACTTATTGATGCAAGTATTGCCACAAGTGGTAGTTCACCAGCCTTCGTTGCATTAATTGCACAAGCTTTGATTGATGCGGGTGTACGCGAAGGATTGGGGCGCATGCAAAGCAAGGAGCTTGTTAGGGGGATGTTTGAAGGATTTGCACTTTTATTAAAGCATGAAGATCCACAAAATATTATTGATGCAATTACTAGCCCAGCGGGTACAACGATTGAAGGATTAAGTGTATTGGAAAAAAGTGGTGTGCGTGGTATAATTATTGAGGCTTGCCACCAAGCAGTGGCAAAAACCAAATATTAA